The following is a genomic window from Amycolatopsis acidiphila.
AGCTGCCGGTGACGGGGGCGAACGGCGTGCCGTCGAGTGGTGTGACGGCGGTGGTGCTGAACGTGACGGCGACGGAGTCCACCGATGGTGGCTTCCTGACGCTGTATCCGGACGGGCAGCCGCGTCCGGCGTCGTCGAACCTGAACTTCGTTGCGGGGCAGACGATTCCGAACCTGGTGACGATTCCCGTGGGGTCGGACGGTGCGGTGGACATCTACAACCGCTTCGGCACCGTGCAGGTGATCGCCGACATCTTCGGCTACTTCACCAATGACGGCACCGGATACAGGTTCCACACGTCCACGCCGCAACGGCTGCTGGACACCCGCAACGGTCAGGGCGTCACGAGTGGCCAGGCGACTCCGGTCGGGACGGGCGGTGTGTTCGCGCTCCCGCTGACCGACACCGCCGGGCCGGGCAACACGGGCCCGCTGGCCGGTGCGGCGGCGTTGATGCTGAACGTCACGGCCACCGAATCGACCGACGGCGGCTTCCTCACCGTCTACCCGTCCAATGTCGCCCGCCCCGCGTCGTCGAACCTCAACTACGTGGCGGGCCAGACGATCCCGAACGCGGTGGTGACACCGGTCAACGGTTCGGCGATCGACTTCTACAACCGGTTCGGTACCGTCCAGATCATCGCCGACCTGTTCGGTTACTACTCCGCCAACTGACGTAACCTGCTCTGGTCCCGCCCCCGGGCGGGGCCAGAGCAGGGGGTCGCAAGAAGAATGAGCTGGTTCGGGGCCGTGCCGATCGGCCTGACGTGTGTCGGCTGGCTGATCGTGCCCGGTTTGCTCGTCACCTACGGCGCGGGTCTGCGCGGCGTCGCCGCCTGGGCCACCGCGCCCATCGTGACGGTCGCCGTGGCGGCGGCTCTCGCCGTGGTGGCGGGAAAACTCGGCATCCCGTGGTCGGTACCGCTGGTCGTGGCGGTGTTCGTCGTGCTCGCGGTGCTGACCGCCGGGGTCGCGTTCCTGGTGCGCCACCGTGCACCGGCCAGGGACGCGGACCCGCGGCCGCTCACCGCCGCGGCCCTGCTCGGCCTGGTGCCCGCCGCGATCCTCGGCGCCATCACCGTCGCCAACGGGTTCGGCGAACCGGACTCGCTTTCCGAGACCTTCGACGCGGTGTTCCACTACAACGCGGTCGCGTCGATCCTCGACTCCCGCGACGCCTCGTCGCTGACGCTCGGCAGCCTCGGTACGCCGGGACTGCCGGGCACCTTCTATCCGGGCGCCTGGCACGATCTCGTCTCGCTCGTGGTGTTGTCCACGGGCACCGCCATCCCGGTCGCGACGAACCTGTTCGCCGCGACCGTGGCTCTGCTGATCTGGCCGCTGTCGTGCCTTTTCCTCGCCCGCCAGGTGTTCGGCCGCTCGACGGCCGCGATGGCAGTCACCGGCGTGCTGAGCCTCGGGTTCGGCGCCTATCCGTGGGGTCTGCTCAGTTTCGGTGTGCTGTGGCCGAACCTGCTCGGCATGTCGATGGCCCCGGCGGCGCTCGCCGTCGTCGTGTCGCTGTGCGGCCTGGCGCGGGACGATGCACTGGGCCGTGGCCGCGCGTGGCTGCTCCTGCCGGTGACGGCGGTCGCGCTGGCGCTCGGGCATCCCAACGTCCTGTTCAGCCTGATCGTCCTGTCGATCTTCCCGGTCGCGACCGCGCTCATCCGCCGGACGATCCGGCTACGCCGCGAAAACCGGTTGTGGCGCGGCGTTTGCGAGATCCTCGTGGCCGTCGCGATCTTCCTGCTCGGCTGGTGGTGGGCGGCGACCACGCCCGCGTTCGCGAAGGTGCGGACGTTCTACTGGGCGCCGTTCACGGGCCGCGCGAACGCGATCGGTCAGGTGCTTCGCAACGCCACCAACAACTACGACTCGCTGTGGTTGCTCTCGGCCCTGGTGCTCCTCGGCGTCGGGGTCTGCCTGTGGAAGTCCGGGCTGCGCTGGCTGGTCGCCGGCGAGGTCGTCGCGGGCGTGCTGTACGTCCTCAGCGCGGCGGTGAACACTCCCTCGACCCAGAAGTTCACCGGTTACTGGTACAACGACTCACACCGGCTGGCGGCCGTGGTGCCGATCACCGCGGTGCCGCTGGTGGTCGCCGCGGTCCTGTTGCTGACCACAGTGGTCCGGCGCGGTCTGCCGAAGGCCTCCCCGGTGCTGGTGGCGGCCGGGCTCGTGGTCGTCATCCTCGCCGCGACGGGCGGACTGTACGTGCGCAGCCACATCTCCGTGCTTGCCGGGCACTACACCGAGCCCGCGGGGGTGCCGGGGCGACGGCTGATCGACCCGCGCGAGCGGGCTTTCTTCGACCACATCAGGAACGAGATCCCGGCTGGGGTGCGCGTCGCCGGAAACCCGTGGGACGGCAGCGTGCTGCTGTGGGCGCTGGAGGACCGCAAGACGGTGTTCGGGCACCTGGACATCGCCACCACGCCGGACCAGGACTACCTGGCGGCGCACCTGATCGACGCGGCGACCGACCCGAAGGTGTGCGAGGCCGCGAACCGGTTGCAGGTGGGCTATCTCGTCATCGGCGAGACCCCGTTCTCGCCGGACTCGGCCGGGGTGAAGGAGTATCCAGGCTTCGCCGATCCAGGCTCCCGGCCCGGTTTCCAGCTCGTCGACGCCGACGGGCCGCTGAAGCTCTACCGGCTCACGGCTTGTGCGCGATGAGGACGAACTCGTTGTAGGGGAACAGTTTCCCGGCGAACCGGGGCAGCGGGAAGGACTGGCGCCGGTCCACGACGAGCCCCAGCTGCCCGGCCACGTCGGCCAGCCCGTCGAAGTCGGTGAACTCGACGTGCGTGCTGTCGGTGGTGTACCCGCGCTCCTGCGGGCAGATGAACACCACCCGGGCGCCGGACGCGAGGTGGTCGAGGTAGCCGGAGAGGACCTTGACCGCCTCGGCCCGTGGCATGTGCTCGATCAGGTGCGCGGCGAGCAGCCCGTCGAACCGGCCCGGCCGCGCAAATTCGGTGGCGGCGAACTCCTCGGTGGTGAACGCGGTGAGACCGCGGGCGCGGCAGACCTCGATTGAGTGCGCGTTGTGGTCGACGCCGACCCCCCGGGCTGCCAGGTGCCCGAGATTGCGGCCCAGCCCGCAGCCCACGTCAAGCACTTCACGATCACCGAAGAGTCGCCGGACGTTCCACCGGTAGGGCGCCTGCACGTCGAGAACGCGCTTCCACAGCGGCTGTTCGAGCTGCAGCAGGCGATCGGTGTAGTCGGAACCGTCGGTAGATCCGGGCGTCGTCACGGCGGGGACTGTACGCGGCCCGAAGGCG
Proteins encoded in this region:
- a CDS encoding DUF6541 family protein, with the protein product MSWFGAVPIGLTCVGWLIVPGLLVTYGAGLRGVAAWATAPIVTVAVAAALAVVAGKLGIPWSVPLVVAVFVVLAVLTAGVAFLVRHRAPARDADPRPLTAAALLGLVPAAILGAITVANGFGEPDSLSETFDAVFHYNAVASILDSRDASSLTLGSLGTPGLPGTFYPGAWHDLVSLVVLSTGTAIPVATNLFAATVALLIWPLSCLFLARQVFGRSTAAMAVTGVLSLGFGAYPWGLLSFGVLWPNLLGMSMAPAALAVVVSLCGLARDDALGRGRAWLLLPVTAVALALGHPNVLFSLIVLSIFPVATALIRRTIRLRRENRLWRGVCEILVAVAIFLLGWWWAATTPAFAKVRTFYWAPFTGRANAIGQVLRNATNNYDSLWLLSALVLLGVGVCLWKSGLRWLVAGEVVAGVLYVLSAAVNTPSTQKFTGYWYNDSHRLAAVVPITAVPLVVAAVLLLTTVVRRGLPKASPVLVAAGLVVVILAATGGLYVRSHISVLAGHYTEPAGVPGRRLIDPRERAFFDHIRNEIPAGVRVAGNPWDGSVLLWALEDRKTVFGHLDIATTPDQDYLAAHLIDAATDPKVCEAANRLQVGYLVIGETPFSPDSAGVKEYPGFADPGSRPGFQLVDADGPLKLYRLTACAR